The following are encoded together in the Raineyella sp. LH-20 genome:
- a CDS encoding MFS transporter encodes MASASRAPANRTPASRAFTLLLANTFIANLTTSFLWFAATFWIYLETRSVLATSIMGGSYMLLLAVMAVPFGMLVDRHRKKKVMVGAQVLTVASFGLSLVCFLAFPRERLLTIGAFPFWLFVAFVLLGAIAESARQIALTTTVTLLVPPDDRAKGNGRVGIVNGLSFAVTSVFSGLAVGLLGMGWAIVIAVTLSLLSLVHLLTIAIPEAEISHTEGVPHPVDIAAAARTVIAVPGLIALIVFSTFNNLIGGVYMALLDPYGLTLVSVEIWGVLWGVVSFGFILGGAVVAAVGLGPAPLRLLLLGNVVIYLIGLVFAIRESIVLLAVGLILYMAVIPVIEAAEQTTLQRVVPYPVQGRVFGFAQAVESAAAPLTAFLIGPIAQYGLIPYMASEPGRRTFGWLVGAGDARGIALVFIAAAALGLVVTALAFTTRSYRMLSAEYAAGGVDSGVDGGVGGGPGPLPA; translated from the coding sequence ATGGCGTCCGCGAGCAGGGCCCCGGCGAACAGGACCCCGGCGAGCAGGGCCTTCACCCTGTTGCTGGCCAACACCTTCATCGCCAATCTCACCACGAGCTTCCTGTGGTTCGCGGCCACCTTCTGGATCTACCTGGAGACCCGGTCGGTGCTGGCCACCTCCATCATGGGTGGCTCGTACATGCTGCTGCTGGCGGTGATGGCGGTCCCGTTCGGCATGCTGGTGGACCGGCATCGTAAGAAGAAGGTGATGGTCGGCGCCCAGGTGCTGACCGTGGCGTCGTTCGGGCTGTCGCTGGTCTGCTTCCTGGCGTTCCCGCGGGAACGGTTGCTGACCATCGGCGCGTTCCCGTTCTGGCTCTTCGTCGCCTTCGTGCTCCTCGGGGCGATCGCCGAGAGCGCCCGCCAGATCGCCCTGACCACCACGGTCACCCTGCTCGTCCCGCCGGACGACCGGGCCAAGGGCAACGGCCGGGTGGGCATCGTCAACGGGCTGAGCTTCGCGGTCACCTCCGTGTTCAGCGGTCTGGCGGTCGGCCTGCTCGGCATGGGGTGGGCGATCGTCATCGCGGTCACCCTGTCGCTGCTGTCCCTGGTGCACCTGCTGACCATCGCCATCCCCGAGGCGGAGATCAGCCACACCGAAGGAGTGCCGCACCCGGTCGACATCGCCGCCGCGGCCCGTACGGTCATCGCCGTCCCGGGGCTGATCGCGCTGATCGTCTTCTCCACGTTCAACAACCTCATCGGCGGGGTCTACATGGCGCTGCTCGACCCGTACGGTCTGACCCTGGTGTCGGTCGAGATCTGGGGCGTGCTGTGGGGAGTGGTGAGCTTCGGCTTCATCCTCGGCGGCGCGGTGGTGGCGGCGGTGGGGCTCGGGCCGGCCCCGCTGCGACTGCTGTTGCTCGGCAACGTGGTGATCTACCTGATCGGCCTGGTGTTCGCGATCCGCGAGTCGATCGTGCTGCTGGCGGTCGGCCTGATCCTCTACATGGCCGTCATCCCGGTGATCGAGGCGGCCGAGCAGACGACGCTGCAGCGGGTCGTGCCGTACCCGGTGCAGGGGCGGGTCTTCGGGTTCGCCCAGGCGGTCGAGTCGGCGGCCGCGCCGCTCACCGCCTTCCTGATCGGCCCGATCGCGCAGTACGGGCTGATCCCGTACATGGCCTCCGAGCCGGGGCGGCGTACGTTCGGATGGTTGGTCGGGGCTGGCGATGCCCGCGGCATCGCGCTGGTCTTCATCGCGGCGGCGGCCCTCGGCCTGGTGGTGACCGCGCTGGCGTTCACCACCCGGTCCTACCGGATGCTGTCGGCGGAGTACGCGGCCGGTGGGGTGGACAGTGGGGTCGACGGAGGCGTCGGAGGGGGCCCGGGTCCGCTCCCGGCATGA
- a CDS encoding aldo/keto reductase has product MARIPSLDTEIFPLNLGGNTFGWTSDRDGSEAVLDAFVAGGGNFVDTADSYSAWVPGNQGGESETILGDWMAARGNRDGLVIATKVGALATRKGLAPDNVRAAVDDSLRRLRTDRIDLYYAHYDDPERPIEEIAATFDGLVKDGRIRAIGMSNLTPERMRGWLDVAAAEGLTAPVAIQPEYNLVSRLAYETAFRPLADEAGLAVFPYYALASGFLSGKYRTEADLVGAARAGAAKGRLTADGLAVVDAVVAVAGQHGAAPATVALAWLLAKGITAPIVSARTVEQLPALMAAPGLALSPEQVDALDQASAPFA; this is encoded by the coding sequence ATGGCACGCATCCCCTCGCTCGACACCGAGATCTTCCCCCTCAACCTGGGTGGCAACACCTTCGGGTGGACGTCCGACCGCGACGGATCCGAGGCGGTCCTCGACGCGTTCGTGGCCGGCGGCGGCAACTTCGTCGACACCGCCGACTCCTACTCCGCCTGGGTGCCGGGCAACCAGGGCGGCGAGTCCGAGACGATCCTCGGGGACTGGATGGCGGCCCGTGGCAACCGCGACGGTCTGGTCATCGCCACCAAGGTCGGCGCCCTGGCCACCCGCAAGGGCCTGGCCCCTGACAACGTACGGGCCGCGGTCGACGACTCGCTGCGCCGGCTGCGGACCGACCGGATCGATCTCTACTACGCCCACTACGACGACCCGGAGCGCCCGATCGAGGAGATCGCCGCCACCTTCGACGGGTTGGTGAAGGACGGCCGGATCCGTGCCATCGGCATGTCGAACCTCACTCCCGAGCGGATGCGCGGCTGGCTCGACGTCGCCGCGGCCGAGGGCCTCACCGCCCCGGTGGCGATCCAGCCGGAGTACAACCTGGTCAGCCGTCTCGCGTACGAGACCGCCTTCCGCCCGCTCGCGGACGAGGCCGGCCTGGCCGTCTTCCCGTACTACGCCCTGGCCTCGGGCTTCCTTTCCGGGAAGTACCGTACGGAGGCCGATCTGGTCGGCGCGGCGCGGGCCGGCGCGGCCAAGGGCCGGCTGACCGCCGACGGCCTGGCCGTGGTCGACGCCGTGGTGGCCGTCGCCGGGCAGCACGGCGCCGCCCCGGCCACCGTCGCGCTGGCCTGGCTGCTCGCCAAGGGGATCACCGCCCCGATCGTCTCGGCCCGGACCGTCGAACAGCTCCCGGCGCTGATGGCCGCGCCCGGTCTCGCCCTCAGCCCCGAGCAGGTCGACGCCCTGGACCAGGCGTCGGCCCCGTTCGCCTGA
- a CDS encoding ABC-F family ATP-binding cassette domain-containing protein produces MPSPHIPSSRSDHASRSDQATSSRSEQATRRPTSLAPFATSSAGGADHLRVDGVSRAYPDRRVLTDVSFVVPAGGRACLIGENGSGKSTLLRIVAGLDQPDAGTVTVPGTVGLFHQQPPFPLHLTLDQVLADATAPLRALARRVEEAGEAMARGDGAAGVRLEEALAEAEARQAWTAGHLVDRLVGGLGLDTLPRDRPAAAMSGGQLARLSLAWLLVRRPDTLLLDEPTNHLDDAATALLVELLAGWSGPVLIAGHDRAFLDDVATLLVDLDPAPVAYAAVRHDHDSPGSGFGVTRFSGSYTAYLAEREAARERWERRYRDEQAELDRLRRRVRDDHVVGHPGRGPRTEARGAKKFYADRNAAVVSRRVNDAAAALADLEAGQVRRPPAELRFRGLAGTASTRMRTPGPVLVATEVGLPGRLAPVSVALDTGSRLLVTGPNGCGKSTLLAMLAGELAPSTGTVHRLGRLSVGLLGQDVVPRDAERTIRDLYRDAVGADQADRTPLGRFGLIAGRDEERRWASLSVGQRRRLDLAILLAQPPDVLLLDEPTNHFSLLLATELERSLPDYPGAVVVASHDRRLRETWAGQRLSLDAAGPTS; encoded by the coding sequence ATGCCATCACCGCACATCCCCTCATCCCGCTCGGACCATGCGTCCCGTTCGGACCAGGCGACCTCGTCCCGGTCGGAGCAGGCGACCCGCCGCCCGACGTCCCTGGCGCCCTTCGCCACCTCCTCCGCCGGCGGCGCCGACCACCTGCGCGTCGACGGGGTGTCCCGCGCCTACCCGGACCGCCGGGTGCTCACCGATGTCTCGTTCGTCGTCCCCGCAGGCGGTCGGGCCTGCCTGATCGGGGAGAACGGATCCGGCAAGTCGACCCTGCTGCGGATCGTCGCCGGGCTGGACCAGCCCGACGCCGGCACGGTGACCGTCCCGGGCACCGTCGGGCTGTTCCACCAGCAGCCGCCGTTCCCGCTCCACCTCACCCTGGACCAGGTGCTCGCCGATGCCACCGCCCCGCTGCGCGCCCTCGCCCGACGGGTCGAGGAGGCCGGTGAGGCGATGGCCCGGGGGGACGGGGCTGCGGGCGTACGCCTCGAGGAGGCGCTTGCCGAGGCGGAAGCCCGACAGGCATGGACGGCCGGCCACCTGGTCGACCGGCTGGTCGGCGGCCTCGGCCTCGACACCCTCCCCCGGGACCGGCCGGCCGCGGCGATGTCCGGCGGCCAGCTGGCCCGGCTGTCGCTCGCGTGGCTGCTGGTCCGCCGGCCCGACACGCTGCTGCTCGACGAACCGACGAACCATCTGGACGACGCGGCCACCGCCCTGCTCGTCGAGCTGCTGGCCGGCTGGTCGGGCCCGGTGCTGATCGCCGGCCACGACCGGGCCTTCCTCGACGACGTCGCCACCCTGCTGGTCGACCTGGATCCGGCGCCGGTGGCGTACGCGGCCGTACGCCACGACCACGACTCCCCCGGCTCCGGCTTCGGTGTCACCCGGTTCAGCGGCAGCTACACCGCCTACCTCGCCGAGCGCGAAGCGGCCCGCGAGCGGTGGGAGCGCCGATACCGCGACGAACAGGCCGAGCTCGACCGACTGCGCCGCCGGGTCCGCGACGACCATGTGGTCGGCCATCCCGGCCGCGGGCCGCGCACCGAGGCCCGCGGGGCGAAGAAGTTCTACGCCGACCGCAACGCCGCGGTGGTGTCGCGGCGGGTCAACGACGCCGCCGCGGCGCTCGCCGACCTGGAGGCCGGCCAGGTGCGCCGTCCGCCGGCCGAGCTGCGGTTCCGCGGTCTCGCCGGGACCGCCTCGACACGGATGCGTACGCCGGGGCCGGTCCTGGTCGCCACCGAGGTGGGCCTCCCGGGGCGGCTGGCGCCCGTCTCCGTCGCGCTCGACACCGGCAGCCGGCTGCTCGTCACCGGCCCCAACGGCTGCGGCAAGTCGACCCTGCTGGCGATGCTCGCCGGCGAACTGGCCCCGAGCACCGGGACCGTCCACCGGCTCGGCCGGCTGTCGGTGGGTCTGCTCGGCCAGGACGTCGTGCCCCGGGACGCCGAGCGTACGATCCGCGACCTCTACCGCGACGCGGTCGGGGCCGACCAGGCGGACCGTACGCCGCTGGGACGGTTCGGCCTGATCGCCGGCCGGGACGAGGAGCGCCGCTGGGCCAGCCTCAGCGTCGGACAGCGCCGCCGGCTCGACCTGGCGATCCTGCTGGCCCAGCCGCCCGACGTGCTGCTGCTGGACGAGCCGACGAACCACTTCTCGCTGCTGCTCGCCACCGAGCTCGAGCGGTCCCTGCCGGACTACCCGGGGGCCGTGGTGGTCGCCAGTCACGACCGGCGGCTCCGCGAGACCTGGGCCGGGCAGCGCCTGTCGCTCGACGCGGCCGGACCCACTTCCTGA
- a CDS encoding DMT family transporter: MGQNTTLAIVLVIVGSFCYALSASFQHRAIKRKVDRNEEKRPLGFRAFLQTIRSRRWLAGAGLLGVSAILQILALSMAPVSVVQPVGLLAFPWSILIQARLHRQRIRRRVGLAVVLTVAATASFTIQSALHAVPHSDLNGVRVAVGALIVYLLTLTFGLFGAHGPKHWRCLLWSSGGAMLYGLEAALVKSLIDFIRGVDWRHSPLLWTILLALVIGSATAGWMIQQGFATGPSEIVVGSTTITSPVIAVTYGIAVLGEGRLLDVPSAALMVLFAVLAVTGVVVLTRLDHSWEQRPVLQ, encoded by the coding sequence GTGGGCCAGAACACCACCCTCGCGATCGTTCTGGTCATCGTCGGCTCGTTCTGCTACGCACTGTCCGCGTCGTTCCAGCACCGGGCCATCAAGCGCAAGGTCGATCGCAACGAGGAGAAGCGTCCACTCGGTTTCCGGGCCTTCCTGCAGACGATCCGGTCCCGCCGCTGGCTGGCCGGGGCGGGCCTGCTCGGGGTGTCGGCGATCCTGCAGATCCTCGCCCTGTCGATGGCCCCGGTGAGCGTCGTGCAGCCGGTCGGGCTGCTCGCCTTCCCGTGGTCGATCCTGATCCAGGCGCGGCTGCACCGGCAACGGATCCGCCGCCGGGTCGGGCTGGCGGTCGTGCTGACCGTCGCCGCCACGGCCTCGTTCACGATCCAGAGCGCGCTGCACGCGGTGCCGCACTCGGACCTCAACGGGGTCCGGGTCGCCGTCGGTGCGCTGATCGTCTACCTGCTCACCCTCACCTTCGGCCTGTTCGGCGCCCACGGCCCCAAGCACTGGCGCTGCCTGCTGTGGTCGTCGGGCGGCGCGATGCTGTACGGCCTGGAGGCCGCCCTGGTGAAGTCGCTGATCGACTTCATCCGTGGCGTCGACTGGCGGCATTCGCCGCTGTTGTGGACGATCCTGCTCGCCCTGGTGATCGGTAGTGCGACCGCCGGCTGGATGATCCAGCAGGGCTTCGCCACCGGCCCCAGCGAGATCGTGGTCGGGTCGACGACCATCACCAGCCCCGTCATCGCCGTGACGTACGGCATCGCGGTGCTCGGCGAGGGCCGGCTGCTGGACGTCCCGTCGGCCGCCCTGATGGTGCTCTTCGCCGTGCTGGCGGTCACCGGCGTGGTGGTGCTGACCCGGCTGGACCACTCCTGGGAGCAGCGGCCCGTCCTGCAGTGA